One Setaria viridis chromosome 3, Setaria_viridis_v4.0, whole genome shotgun sequence DNA window includes the following coding sequences:
- the LOC117847946 gene encoding uncharacterized protein isoform X2: MASPELRGSDGSSYDFHLRSLSAASRDSAAAADPASDPNLLQSVRRVCEMCREAKEARDEMVARAFPVMSKLFQRCATAPTQAVASTGSLLLTILQFVLDFGEAVLHDADDSLKTFFRSCLSREFADPIVAERTLEFLIANKTKILGSFPTLIPQFYPLLLKLIASNGERLEKKFLEVLPLMMSAGSFLPLFLSLMDLPMLVVALEKVERSSGTLIGSSIATIQKSAAPEMLLALMDEAYTGSAIEDSSGISGSDDSSPLDLADPMFLDLLKDENDGIAAKHWISPTISSTLQAAVNSTQSDRLKQSLEMAPRFLSLYFATALRDVNDSLLCALVPVVMSRYAAMFPDKVFSFEVRKRLSDFILAAFQRSPDIIAILKKPITDRLGEAYDDPGKAKLALHLCWAIGEHGAGGINRKDVARELFENLELLLYENLATSRLGLSQEPGFDSMGASSRKSSQARLLCFVVTAIAKLATCHSELLPRARVSLAKVARTRTSDRRVWQRACDYLGLMNEPAICLSVLGPSTAQGNGPGIVDWSEGGTKMVAHVPFYLLAEQKGPPFHDFSFADLLPRQNEEKLPS, encoded by the exons atgGCTTCGCCGGAGCTCCGCGGCAGCGACGGCAGCAGCTACGATTTCCACCTCCGCTCGCTCTCCGCAGCCTCACGGGACTCCGCTGCAGCCGCTGACCCCGCCTCCGACCCCAACCTCCTCCAATCC GTGAGGAGGGTGTGCGAGATGTGCCGGGAGGCGAAGGAGGCGAGGGACGAGATGGTGGCGCGGGCGTTCCCGGTGATGAGCAAGCTGTTTCAGCGATGCGCCACTGCTCCGACGCAGGCCGTGGCCTCCACCGGCTCGCTGCTTCTT ACCATTCTGCAATTCGTCCTGGACTTTGGGGAGGCAGTCTTGCATGATGCTGATGATAGTTTGAAAACCTTCTTCCGCTCTTGCTTAAGTAG GGAGTTCGCGGATCCTATTGTTGCAGAGCGCACACTTGAATTCCTTATAGCAAACAAGACAAAGATCCTTGGTTCTTTTCCCACCTTGATTCCACAG TTTTATCCGCTGCTGTTGAAGTTAATTGCATCAAATGGTGAGAG ACTGGAAAAGAAGTTTTTGGAAGTACTTCCATTAATGATGTCAGCAGGATCTTTTCTTCCGCTCTTCCTGTCCCTTATGGATCTGCCAA TGTTGGTGGTGGCACTGGAGAAGGTGGAAAGAAGTTCTGGAACTCTTATTGGTAGTAGTATAGCTACAATTCAGAAGAGCGCTGCTCCTGAG ATGCTTCTTGCACTGATGGATGAGGCATACACTGGTTCTGCAATAGAAGATTCTAGTGGTATTTCAGGTTCTGATGATAGTAGCCCTCTAGACCTCGCTGACCCGATGTTCCTAGATCTTCTAAAAGATGAGAATGATGGCATTGCC GCAAAACATTGGATATCCCCTACAATATCTTCGACACTACAAGCAGCAGTTAACAGCACACAATCAGACAGATTAAAACAGTCGCTGGAAATGGCACCTCGCTTTCTTTCTTTGTATTTTGCAACTGCATTGCGGGATGTTAACGACT CGCTGTTGTGTGCTCTTGTTCCAGTGGTTATGTCAAGATATGCTGCAATGTTCCCTGACAAGGTTTTCTCATTCGAG GTTAGGAAAAGACTGTCGGATTTCATATTGGCTGCTTTCCAGCGGTCTCCTGACATCATTGCGATACTAAAG AAGCCTATTACTGACAGACTTGGTGAGGCTTATGATGATCCTGGAAAGGCAA AATTAGCATTGCACTTGTGCTGGGCCATTGGTGAGCATGGAGCTGGAGGGATAAATCGCAAAGATGTAGCTCGTGAACTATTTGAAAATTTGGAATTGTTACTGTATGAAAACCTGGCAACTAG TCGTTTGGGATTAAGCCAGGAACCGGGATTTGATTCGATGGGTGCGTCTTCTAGAAAATCATCCCAAGCTAGGCTCCTCTGCTTTGTGGTGACGGCAATTGCAAAACTAGCAACATGCCACAGTGAGTTGCTTCCGAGAGCACGCGTATCATTGGCTAAG GTTGCTCGTACCCGAACCTCAGACAGGAGAGTCTGGCAACGTGCCTGTGACTATTTGGGGCTCATGAATGAACCGGCCATCTGTTTATCTGTACTGGGACCGTCCACTGCCCAAGGAAATGGTCCTGGTATTGTTGACTGGAGTGAAGGAGGAACAAAGATGGTAGCTCATGTTCCCTTTTACCTTTTAGCTGAGCAAAAAG GTCCACCATTTCATGATTTTTCATTTGCGGACCTCCTCCCAAGACAGAATGAAGAGAAATTACCTTCATGA
- the LOC117850252 gene encoding 2-methylpropanoate--CoA ligase CCL4: MQSTAASWSSLSSRSQVTSPKLTLKSRTTGGVSFRNPKHGKGDMATVANLANQPARSRQVETSPSAQRKAEPGRIRPPHATGYLGANPANSCPLTPLGFLERAATVFGHCPSVVYHDTVFTWSQTHRRCLRLASALASLGISRGDIVSVLLPNVPAMYEVHFGVPMSGAVLNTINTRLDARTVAVLLRHSGSKIVFVDPASLPLIRDAMKQLPPGHPAPRVVPVEDPHEEEFPAAPPGTLTYERLLEKGDPEFKWVRPASEWDPMVLNYTSGTTSAPKGVVHCHRGLFLITLDWLVEWAMPPRATYLWTLPMFHANGWSFPWGMAAVGAANVCLRRVNAATVYAAIAIRGVTHLCCAPVVLNMLANAPEGVRRPLPGKVRVLTAGAPPPAAVLQRTEAIGFEVSHGYGLTETAGLPVSCTWKREWDKLPAPERARLKARQGVRLPGMAEVDVIDGETGLSVPHDGSTMGEIVLRGGCVMLGYLNDDEATRAAIRDDGWFYTGDVGVVHPDGYLEIRDRSKDVIINAGENISSVEVESVLYGHPAVNEAAVVARPDELRGETPCAFVSLKEDAAGAVTAADLMAWCRERMPQYMVPRTVVFRAELPKTSTGKIQKYVLRNLAMEMGPARKGGGTAVA; this comes from the exons ATGCAAAGCACTGCTGCCTCGTGGTCTTCTCTCTCGTCCCGGTCACAAGTTACTAG CCCGAAGTTGACACTGAAGAGTAGGACAACTGGAGGAGTATCCTTTCGTAATCCTAAGCATGGAAAGGGGGACATGGCCACCGTGGCTAACCTTGCAAACCAACCAGCACGGTCTAGGCAAGTGGAAACATCACCGTCTGCACAACGCAAGGCCGAGCCAGGCCGCATCCGGCCACCCCATGCCACGGGCTATCTCGGGGCTAATCCGGCCAACTCGTGCCCGCTCACGCCGCTCGGCTTCCTGGAACGCGCGGCGACCGTGTTCGGCCACTGCCCCTCCGTCGTTTACCACGACACCGTCTTCACCTGGTCACAGACGCACCGGCgttgcctccgcctcgcctccgcgcTCGCCTCCCTCGGCATCTCCCGCGGCGACATC GTGTCCGTGCTGTTGCCCAACGTGCCGGCCATGTACGAGGTGCACTTCGGCGTGCCCATGAGCGGCGCCGTGCTCAACACCATCAACACGCGCCTCGACGCGCGCACGGTCGCCGTCCTGCTCCGCCACTCCGGCTCCAAGATCGTCTTCGTCGACCCGGCGTCGCTCCCACTCATCCGAGACGCGATGAAGCAGCTCCCGCCCGGGCACCCGGCGCCGCGCGTCGTCCCCGTCGAGGACCCCCACGAGGAGGAGTTcccggccgccccgcccggGACCTTGACGTACGAGAGGCTCCTCGAGAAGGGCGACCCGGAGTTCAAGTgggtgcggccggcgagcgAGTGGGACCCGATGGTCCTGAACTACACCTCCGGCACGACGTCGGCGCCCAAGGGCGTGGTGCACTGCCACCGCGGGCTCTTCCTCATCACACTTGACTGGCTCGTGGAATGGGCCATGCCGCCGCGGGCGACGTACCTGTGGACGCTGCCCATGTTCCACGCCAACGGCTGGAGCTTCCCGTGGGGGATGGCCGCGGTGGGCGCCGCCAACGTCTGTCTCCGCCGCGTCAACGCCGCCACTGTGTACGCCGCCATCGCGATCCGCGGGGTCACCCACCTCTGCTGCGCGCCCGTCGTGCTCAACATGCTGGCCAACGCCCCCGAGGGCGTGCGACGGCCGCTCCCGGGAAAGGTGCGCGTCCTCACGGCCGGCGCGCCACCTCCCGCGGCCGTGCTACAGCGCACTGAGGCCATCGGCTTCGAGGTCAGCCACGGGTACGGGCTGACCGAGACGGCGGGGCTGCCGGTGTCCTGCACTTGGAAGCGTGAGTGGGACAAGCTCCCCGCGCCGGAGCGCGCACGGCTCAAGGCGAGGCAGGGCGTGCGCTTGCCTGGCATGGCGGAGGTCGACGTCATCGACGGCGAGACCGGGCTCAGCGTACCCCACGACGGATCCACGATGGGCGAGATCGTGCTCCGCGGCGGCTGCGTCATGCTAGGCTACCTGAACGATGACGAGGCAACCAGGGCGGCGATACGCGACGACGGGTGGTTCTACACGGGGGACGTCGGCGTGGTGCACCCGGACGGCTACCTGGAGATCCGGGACCGTTCCAAGGACGTGATCATCAACGCCGGGGAGAACATCAGCAGCGTGGAGGTCGAGTCGGTGCTTTACGGGCATCCGGCGGTgaacgaggcggcggtggtggcgcggccCGACGAGTTACGGGGCGAGACGCCGTGCGCGTTCGTCAGCCTCAAGGAGGACGCGGCGGGGGCGGTGACCGCGGCCGACCTCATGGCGTGGTGCCGGGAGCGCATGCCGCAGTACATGGTGCCCAGAACGGTCGTCTTCCGCGCAGAGCTGCCCAAGACCTCCACCGGCAAGATCCAGAAGTACGTGCTGCGGAACCTCGCCATGGAGATGGGGCCCGCACGCAAGGGCGGCGGTACCGCGGTAGCATAA
- the LOC117847946 gene encoding uncharacterized protein isoform X3 encodes MASPELRGSDGSSYDFHLRSLSAASRDSAAAADPASDPNLLQSVRRVCEMCREAKEARDEMVARAFPVMSKLFQRCATAPTQAVASTGSLLLTILQFVLDFGEAVLHDADDSLKTFFRSCLSREFADPIVAERTLEFLIANKTKILGSFPTLIPQFYPLLLKLIASNGERLEKKFLEVLPLMMSAGSFLPLFLSLMDLPMLVVALEKVERSSGTLIGSSIATIQKSAAPEMLLALMDEAYTGSAIEDSSGISGSDDSSPLDLADPMFLDLLKDENDGIAAKHWISPTISSTLQAAVNSTQSDRLKQSLEMAPRFLSLYFATALRDVNDSLLCALVPVVMSRYAAMFPDKVFSFEVRKRLSDFILAAFQRSPDIIAILKKPITDRLGEAYDDPGKASISFEFLHLCSSS; translated from the exons atgGCTTCGCCGGAGCTCCGCGGCAGCGACGGCAGCAGCTACGATTTCCACCTCCGCTCGCTCTCCGCAGCCTCACGGGACTCCGCTGCAGCCGCTGACCCCGCCTCCGACCCCAACCTCCTCCAATCC GTGAGGAGGGTGTGCGAGATGTGCCGGGAGGCGAAGGAGGCGAGGGACGAGATGGTGGCGCGGGCGTTCCCGGTGATGAGCAAGCTGTTTCAGCGATGCGCCACTGCTCCGACGCAGGCCGTGGCCTCCACCGGCTCGCTGCTTCTT ACCATTCTGCAATTCGTCCTGGACTTTGGGGAGGCAGTCTTGCATGATGCTGATGATAGTTTGAAAACCTTCTTCCGCTCTTGCTTAAGTAG GGAGTTCGCGGATCCTATTGTTGCAGAGCGCACACTTGAATTCCTTATAGCAAACAAGACAAAGATCCTTGGTTCTTTTCCCACCTTGATTCCACAG TTTTATCCGCTGCTGTTGAAGTTAATTGCATCAAATGGTGAGAG ACTGGAAAAGAAGTTTTTGGAAGTACTTCCATTAATGATGTCAGCAGGATCTTTTCTTCCGCTCTTCCTGTCCCTTATGGATCTGCCAA TGTTGGTGGTGGCACTGGAGAAGGTGGAAAGAAGTTCTGGAACTCTTATTGGTAGTAGTATAGCTACAATTCAGAAGAGCGCTGCTCCTGAG ATGCTTCTTGCACTGATGGATGAGGCATACACTGGTTCTGCAATAGAAGATTCTAGTGGTATTTCAGGTTCTGATGATAGTAGCCCTCTAGACCTCGCTGACCCGATGTTCCTAGATCTTCTAAAAGATGAGAATGATGGCATTGCC GCAAAACATTGGATATCCCCTACAATATCTTCGACACTACAAGCAGCAGTTAACAGCACACAATCAGACAGATTAAAACAGTCGCTGGAAATGGCACCTCGCTTTCTTTCTTTGTATTTTGCAACTGCATTGCGGGATGTTAACGACT CGCTGTTGTGTGCTCTTGTTCCAGTGGTTATGTCAAGATATGCTGCAATGTTCCCTGACAAGGTTTTCTCATTCGAG GTTAGGAAAAGACTGTCGGATTTCATATTGGCTGCTTTCCAGCGGTCTCCTGACATCATTGCGATACTAAAG AAGCCTATTACTGACAGACTTGGTGAGGCTTATGATGATCCTGGAAAGGCAAGTATATCTTTCGAGTTCTTACATCTATGTTCGAGTTCATG A
- the LOC117848025 gene encoding uncharacterized protein: LPPQRTTAPTSSRHAAAVGGGGGVCRRPGCYAGTDAALCDDLLQEVFRLLPPAAAPAVSLVSRRWLSLLRASTSSLTLRLPASPDAAPAAGTATLAALLSHYPFLSALTVVSAATPAGDADAVLLAVAAAPAAARFSTLRLLPDSAVSPAALVAACPALSGLTSLHLTAVRPLSFRWLELLPRLKSFALVNSAASVDYAGSSSDDAGGGEAEAAGALPLERLSLCGIRSGDRGLGWLWRRCGSLKWLQLRACDGTGDGPASLAFAGCLAGLLALELRACRSVADRVLLLAADHCHALTSLLVYDGGSSEALHRFIQQRAAGLHTLDLRLPLDLHNDHLLAIGAEPIHGGRDPKHSLVALRLQSCVLITGDGLRSLARTATGAGIEELALVSCDVVEREPGLLTFLSQSMRHLRRLDLSYNETLSDKVIGAMLSSCRNLIDIRLRGCRGLTGGSLVSLLRHCGQSLEILDLSRCPSIAVGNVELFAQRATRLNHMIIEESVISEELKAIAQKKGLKIGSLLPCEGPF, translated from the coding sequence CTGCCCCCCCAGCGCACCACGGCACCTACAAGCTCCCGCCACGCTGCcgccgttggcggcggcggtggcgtctgCCGTCGCCCTGGCTGCTACGCCGGCACGGACGCCGCGCTCTGCGACGACCTGCTGCAGGAGGTGTTCCGCctcctgccgcccgccgccgcgccggccgtgtCCCTCGTCTCCCGGCGCTGGCTCTCGCTCCTCAGGGCCTCCACATCGTCCCTGACCCTCCGCCTGCCGGCCTCCCCGGATGCCGCGCcagcggcggggacggcgaccCTCGCCGCCCTGCTGTCCCACTACCCGTTCCTCTCCGCCCTGACCGTCGTCTCCGCTGCTACTCcggccggcgacgccgacgccgtgcTGCTCGCTgtcgcggccgcgccggccgccgcccggttCTCCACGCTGCGGCTGCTGCCCGATTCGGCGGTCTCCCCCGCCGCGCTGGTCGCCGCCTGCCCTGCCCTGTCCGGCCTCACGTCGCTCCACCTCACCGCCGTCCGCCCCCTGTCGTTCCGCTGGCTCGAGCTCTTGCCGCGCCTCAAGTCGTTCGCCCTCGTCAACTCCGCCGCCAGCGTTGACTACGCCGGCTCAAGCTCGGATGATGCCGGCGGTGGCGAAGCCGAGGCCGCGGGGGCCTTGCCGCTGGAAAGGCTTTCGCTTTGCGGCATCCGCTCAGGCGACAGAGGGCTTGGATGGCTctggcggcggtgcgggagcCTCAAGTGGCTGCAACTGCGCGCCTGCGACGGCACTGGAGACGGGCCCGCGTCGCTGGCCTTCGCGGGCTGCCTCGCTGGATTGCTCGCGCTTGAGCTTCGTGCTTGCCGTTCTGTCGCCGACCGTGTTCTCCTCCTTGCAGCTGACCATTGCCACGCGCTGACATCCCTCCTTGTTTATGACGGTGGCAGCAGCGAGGCCCTTCACCGGTTCATCCAACAGCGTGCTGCTGGTCTGCACACCTTGGACCTTCGCCTACCGCTCGACCTGCACAATGATCATCTCCTTGCCATTGGAGCCGAGCCAATTCACGGCGGTCGGGACCCCAAACATAGCCTAGTGGCACTTCGCCTTCAGAGCTGCGTCCTAATCACAGGAGATGGACTCCGGTCTCTCGCGCGAACAGCCACTGGGGCGGGCATCGAAGAGCTTGCCTTGGTTAGCTGTGATGTCGTGGAACGGGAGCCCGGGTTACTGACATTTCTCAGTCAAAGCATGCGGCATCTTCGTCGTCTTGACTTGTCTTACAATGAGACACTGAGTGACAAGGTGATTGGTGCCATGCTGTCATCCTGCCGGAATCTCATCGACATCAGACTCAGGGGATGCCGGGGACTGACGGGGGGCTCCCTGGTCTCGCTTCTCAGGCACTGTGGGCAATCACTGGAGATCCTCGACCTCTCCCGCTGTCCTAGCATTGCTGTTGGCAATGTCGAACTCTTTGCTCAGCGCGCCACTCGATTGAATCATATGATCATCGAGGAGAGCGTGATATCAGAGGAATTGAAGGCAATCGCTCAGAAGAAAGGACTGAAGATTGGCTCATTATTGCCATGCGAAGGACCATTCTGA
- the LOC117847946 gene encoding uncharacterized protein isoform X4, which translates to MASPELRGSDGSSYDFHLRSLSAASRDSAAAADPASDPNLLQSVRRVCEMCREAKEARDEMVARAFPVMSKLFQRCATAPTQAVASTGSLLLTILQFVLDFGEAVLHDADDSLKTFFRSCLSREFADPIVAERTLEFLIANKTKILGSFPTLIPQFYPLLLKLIASNGERLEKKFLEVLPLMMSAGSFLPLFLSLMDLPMLVVALEKVERSSGTLIGSSIATIQKSAAPEMLLALMDEAYTGSAIEDSSGISGSDDSSPLDLADPMFLDLLKDENDGIAAKHWISPTISSTLQAAVNSTQSDRLKQSLEMAPRFLSLYFATALRDVNDSLLCALVPVVMSRYAAMFPDKVFSFEVRKRLSDFILAAFQRSPDIIAILKKPITDRLGEAYDDPGKN; encoded by the exons atgGCTTCGCCGGAGCTCCGCGGCAGCGACGGCAGCAGCTACGATTTCCACCTCCGCTCGCTCTCCGCAGCCTCACGGGACTCCGCTGCAGCCGCTGACCCCGCCTCCGACCCCAACCTCCTCCAATCC GTGAGGAGGGTGTGCGAGATGTGCCGGGAGGCGAAGGAGGCGAGGGACGAGATGGTGGCGCGGGCGTTCCCGGTGATGAGCAAGCTGTTTCAGCGATGCGCCACTGCTCCGACGCAGGCCGTGGCCTCCACCGGCTCGCTGCTTCTT ACCATTCTGCAATTCGTCCTGGACTTTGGGGAGGCAGTCTTGCATGATGCTGATGATAGTTTGAAAACCTTCTTCCGCTCTTGCTTAAGTAG GGAGTTCGCGGATCCTATTGTTGCAGAGCGCACACTTGAATTCCTTATAGCAAACAAGACAAAGATCCTTGGTTCTTTTCCCACCTTGATTCCACAG TTTTATCCGCTGCTGTTGAAGTTAATTGCATCAAATGGTGAGAG ACTGGAAAAGAAGTTTTTGGAAGTACTTCCATTAATGATGTCAGCAGGATCTTTTCTTCCGCTCTTCCTGTCCCTTATGGATCTGCCAA TGTTGGTGGTGGCACTGGAGAAGGTGGAAAGAAGTTCTGGAACTCTTATTGGTAGTAGTATAGCTACAATTCAGAAGAGCGCTGCTCCTGAG ATGCTTCTTGCACTGATGGATGAGGCATACACTGGTTCTGCAATAGAAGATTCTAGTGGTATTTCAGGTTCTGATGATAGTAGCCCTCTAGACCTCGCTGACCCGATGTTCCTAGATCTTCTAAAAGATGAGAATGATGGCATTGCC GCAAAACATTGGATATCCCCTACAATATCTTCGACACTACAAGCAGCAGTTAACAGCACACAATCAGACAGATTAAAACAGTCGCTGGAAATGGCACCTCGCTTTCTTTCTTTGTATTTTGCAACTGCATTGCGGGATGTTAACGACT CGCTGTTGTGTGCTCTTGTTCCAGTGGTTATGTCAAGATATGCTGCAATGTTCCCTGACAAGGTTTTCTCATTCGAG GTTAGGAAAAGACTGTCGGATTTCATATTGGCTGCTTTCCAGCGGTCTCCTGACATCATTGCGATACTAAAG AAGCCTATTACTGACAGACTTGGTGAGGCTTATGATGATCCTGGAAAG AATTAG
- the LOC117847946 gene encoding uncharacterized protein isoform X1, which produces MASPELRGSDGSSYDFHLRSLSAASRDSAAAADPASDPNLLQSVRRVCEMCREAKEARDEMVARAFPVMSKLFQRCATAPTQAVASTGSLLLTILQFVLDFGEAVLHDADDSLKTFFRSCLSREFADPIVAERTLEFLIANKTKILGSFPTLIPQFYPLLLKLIASNGERLEKKFLEVLPLMMSAGSFLPLFLSLMDLPMLVVALEKVERSSGTLIGSSIATIQKSAAPEMLLALMDEAYTGSAIEDSSGISGSDDSSPLDLADPMFLDLLKDENDGIAAKHWISPTISSTLQAAVNSTQSDRLKQSLEMAPRFLSLYFATALRDVNDSLLCALVPVVMSRYAAMFPDKVFSFEVRKRLSDFILAAFQRSPDIIAILKKPITDRLGEAYDDPGKTELALHLCWAIGEHGAGGINRKDVARELFENLELLLYENLATSRLGLSQEPGFDSMGASSRKSSQARLLCFVVTAIAKLATCHSELLPRARVSLAKVARTRTSDRRVWQRACDYLGLMNEPAICLSVLGPSTAQGNGPGIVDWSEGGTKMVAHVPFYLLAEQKGPPFHDFSFADLLPRQNEEKLPS; this is translated from the exons atgGCTTCGCCGGAGCTCCGCGGCAGCGACGGCAGCAGCTACGATTTCCACCTCCGCTCGCTCTCCGCAGCCTCACGGGACTCCGCTGCAGCCGCTGACCCCGCCTCCGACCCCAACCTCCTCCAATCC GTGAGGAGGGTGTGCGAGATGTGCCGGGAGGCGAAGGAGGCGAGGGACGAGATGGTGGCGCGGGCGTTCCCGGTGATGAGCAAGCTGTTTCAGCGATGCGCCACTGCTCCGACGCAGGCCGTGGCCTCCACCGGCTCGCTGCTTCTT ACCATTCTGCAATTCGTCCTGGACTTTGGGGAGGCAGTCTTGCATGATGCTGATGATAGTTTGAAAACCTTCTTCCGCTCTTGCTTAAGTAG GGAGTTCGCGGATCCTATTGTTGCAGAGCGCACACTTGAATTCCTTATAGCAAACAAGACAAAGATCCTTGGTTCTTTTCCCACCTTGATTCCACAG TTTTATCCGCTGCTGTTGAAGTTAATTGCATCAAATGGTGAGAG ACTGGAAAAGAAGTTTTTGGAAGTACTTCCATTAATGATGTCAGCAGGATCTTTTCTTCCGCTCTTCCTGTCCCTTATGGATCTGCCAA TGTTGGTGGTGGCACTGGAGAAGGTGGAAAGAAGTTCTGGAACTCTTATTGGTAGTAGTATAGCTACAATTCAGAAGAGCGCTGCTCCTGAG ATGCTTCTTGCACTGATGGATGAGGCATACACTGGTTCTGCAATAGAAGATTCTAGTGGTATTTCAGGTTCTGATGATAGTAGCCCTCTAGACCTCGCTGACCCGATGTTCCTAGATCTTCTAAAAGATGAGAATGATGGCATTGCC GCAAAACATTGGATATCCCCTACAATATCTTCGACACTACAAGCAGCAGTTAACAGCACACAATCAGACAGATTAAAACAGTCGCTGGAAATGGCACCTCGCTTTCTTTCTTTGTATTTTGCAACTGCATTGCGGGATGTTAACGACT CGCTGTTGTGTGCTCTTGTTCCAGTGGTTATGTCAAGATATGCTGCAATGTTCCCTGACAAGGTTTTCTCATTCGAG GTTAGGAAAAGACTGTCGGATTTCATATTGGCTGCTTTCCAGCGGTCTCCTGACATCATTGCGATACTAAAG AAGCCTATTACTGACAGACTTGGTGAGGCTTATGATGATCCTGGAAAG ACAGAATTAGCATTGCACTTGTGCTGGGCCATTGGTGAGCATGGAGCTGGAGGGATAAATCGCAAAGATGTAGCTCGTGAACTATTTGAAAATTTGGAATTGTTACTGTATGAAAACCTGGCAACTAG TCGTTTGGGATTAAGCCAGGAACCGGGATTTGATTCGATGGGTGCGTCTTCTAGAAAATCATCCCAAGCTAGGCTCCTCTGCTTTGTGGTGACGGCAATTGCAAAACTAGCAACATGCCACAGTGAGTTGCTTCCGAGAGCACGCGTATCATTGGCTAAG GTTGCTCGTACCCGAACCTCAGACAGGAGAGTCTGGCAACGTGCCTGTGACTATTTGGGGCTCATGAATGAACCGGCCATCTGTTTATCTGTACTGGGACCGTCCACTGCCCAAGGAAATGGTCCTGGTATTGTTGACTGGAGTGAAGGAGGAACAAAGATGGTAGCTCATGTTCCCTTTTACCTTTTAGCTGAGCAAAAAG GTCCACCATTTCATGATTTTTCATTTGCGGACCTCCTCCCAAGACAGAATGAAGAGAAATTACCTTCATGA